TGGGCAAGATGGCACTTTTTTACAAAAACTTACAGACCAATACCGAAATATCATCGGAATAAGCGTCATTATTAAACTGGTGATTTTCTATAAAGGACAGAATAGTTTGTTTAATATCGCTGATATTTTGTAATTGGCAGTTCAAAAGAAGTTCTTTAATAGCTTCGTGCGTATGTAAGCAATCATGCGGTTCGCCGCACATATCCGTAAATCCGTCAGTGTGGAGCATTAACAAAGCTGAGGGCGGTATATTGCGTACAGTTTCCTGAATAAAAGGCAGTTTTTCAAAAACGCCCAACATCGTACAGCCTCCGTCAAGTTCATCGCATTGTTGTTGATGCACCAATAAAGGCGGCACATGACCGGCATTGATATAGCAGAGTTGGTGTTCTGAGGCATTATATTTAGCAATAAAGAGGGTGATATAGCTATCGCCGCCGGTAATTTCAAAAACGTTGTGATTGAGTTTTTGTACTAAATTAGACAAGCTGCCGCCATCTTTTACATAAGCGCGCAGCACTGCCTGAAAATTTGACATCATCATAGCTGCTCCCACACCCTTGCCGGATACATCGGCGATACAGAGCAGCACTTCTTTGGGATTGAGAGGAATGACATCGTAGTAATCGCCGCCTATATTTTGGTGCGGCAAATAAATACCCTCGATAGTATATGCTTTACTATGAGGCATTGTTTTGGGTATCAATGTCTTTTGTACTTTTTCGGCTACTTGCATTTCGTAGTACAATGCCTGCTGTTGTTCTAATTTTTGGCGTTCGCGCAGAATTTGTTTTTTTAAATAAGTATTTATTTTCTACGGCTACGAGCACTACATTTGCCAGCGTTTGAATAAAATCAATATATTTTGTTAGTTTGGTATTATTGTCAGGTTTTCCGAGCAACAAAAATATCAGAGGTTTTTCTTTATGAGAGATAGGCAGCAGCAGTTCAAAATGTTCTTTAAGACGCTCAAAAGAGCTTTTTTGCAATACGACAGGCTCTCTATACCCCAACCAATCTTCATCAAAAGCCAATATTTCAGGATTAATATCTTCTATTCCCGATTCAAACACACAATGCCAAGATTGATATTCCCTTCTGTAAACTACTAATTTACGTACAGACAACAAATCTTCAAAAATTTTTGCCGAGCGTTCATATAAACTTACTTCAGGCTCATTGATACTAACTGCCCGCGTCAATGCCAGCAGAGCGTCTAATTCTCTCTGTTTAGCTTTTAAAGAAGCCAGTAAAGATGGTGAATTTCTTGTTTCTTTTTCTGCAGCCCTTCTCATAATTGCAAAAAGCTGTTATAAATAGATGATTACCAAAGTATAAAGATATGAACAATATTTTTATAATTGCTCTATGTATCTCAATAGAAATGTTTTTTTTAACTAAAACTTCAAAAATTTTGCTCCTGTTGTTCCGATTCCATTATTTAATTGTATATAGTATAAGCCATCAGGCATTTGTTGAAAAACAGCATTATCCCATACAAAATAAGAGCCGGATACAGGTGTGTACAATTCGGTTTGTGCAATAATTTTTCCGTTAATATCTATTACGGCGGCTGTGAGGATTTGGGAGTCGAAAGGATGGTGTATGAGTAAATTTAAACCCGCAGCAGAATAATACACTG
Above is a genomic segment from Sphingobacteriales bacterium containing:
- a CDS encoding serine/threonine-protein phosphatase, which gives rise to MPHSKAYTIEGIYLPHQNIGGDYYDVIPLNPKEVLLCIADVSGKGVGAAMMMSNFQAVLRAYVKDGGSLSNLVQKLNHNVFEITGGDSYITLFIAKYNASEHQLCYINAGHVPPLLVHQQQCDELDGGCTMLGVFEKLPFIQETVRNIPPSALLMLHTDGFTDMCGEPHDCLHTHEAIKELLLNCQLQNISDIKQTILSFIENHQFNNDAYSDDISVLVCKFL